In Theropithecus gelada isolate Dixy chromosome 13, Tgel_1.0, whole genome shotgun sequence, one DNA window encodes the following:
- the ITPRIPL1 gene encoding inositol 1,4,5-trisphosphate receptor-interacting protein-like 1 isoform X2, with amino-acid sequence MAVISLLFLAVMYVVHHPLMVSDRMDLDTLARSRQLEKRMSEEMRLLEMEFEERKQAAEQKQKAENFWRGDTSSDQLVLGKKDMGWPFQADGQEGPLGWMLGNLWNTGLFCLFLVFELLRQNMQQEPAFDSSSEEEEEEVHVVPVTSYNWLTDFPSQEALGSFYKHYVQNAIRDLPGTCEFVESFVDDLIEACRVLSRQEAHPQLEDCLGIGAAFEKWGTLHETQKFDILVPIVPPQGTMFVLEMKDPALGRRCGCVLVESECVCKREKLLGDVLCLVHHHRDPSAGLEKRSSSIKAALCTGFHLDVCKTVQWFRNMMGNAWALVAHKYDFKLSLPPSPTSCKLRLDYRSGRFLSIHLVLGVQREDTLVYLVSQAPDQEQLTSVDWPESFVACEHLFLKLVGRFAPENTCHLKCLQIILSLRQHQSLPRGASRPILTSYHFKTALMHLLLRLPLTDWAHNMLSQRLQDILWFLGRGLQQRSLHHFLIGNTSLPLTIPIPKTFRSAEPVNLFQHLVLNPKAHSQAVEEFQNLLTQVKTLPRAPLAAAP; translated from the coding sequence ATGGCTGTGATAAGCCTGCTGTTCTTGGCAGTGATGTATGTTGTTCACCACCCCCTGATGGTCAGTGACCGGATGGACCTGGACACGTTAGCCAGGAGTCGGCAGCTGGAGAAGCGAATGAGCGAGGAGATGCGCCTGCTAGAGATGGAGTttgaagagagaaagcaagcgGCTGAGCAGAAGCAGAAGGCAGAGAACTTCTGGAGAGGAGACACGTCCAGCGACCAGTTAGTGCTGGGGAAGAAAGACATGGGGTGGCCGTTCCAGGCCGATGGCCAGGAGGGGCCTCTGGGCTGGATGCTGGGAAACCTGTGGAACACTGgcctcttttgtctttttctcgtCTTTGAGCTCCTGCGACAGAACATGCAGCAAGAGCCAGCCTTTGATTCCagcagtgaggaggaggaggaggaagtccATGTTGTCCCTGTCACCTCTTACAACTGGCTTACTGACTTCCCCTCCCAGGAGGCCCTGGGCTCCTTTTACAAACACTATGTCCAAAATGCCATCCGTGACCTGCCTGGCACCTGTGAGTTTGTGGAGAGTTTTGTGGATGATCTCATTGAGGCCTGTCGGGTGCTCAGCCGCCAAGAGGCTCACCCACAATTGGAAGACTGCCTGGGCATCGGGGCTGCCTTTGAGAAATGGGGAACCCTCCATGAGACCCAGAAATTTGATATCCTGGTGCCCATCGTCCCCCCACAGGGCACCATGTTTGTCCTGGAGATGAAGGACCCGGCCCTGGGCCGCCGCTGTGGCTGTGTGCTGGTGGAGTCAGAATGTGTGTGCAAGCGTGAGAAGCTCCTAGGGGACGTGCTGTGCCTGGTGCACCACCACAGGGACCCCTCGGCAGGCTTGGAGAAGCGTAGTAGCTCCATCAAGGCAGCTCTCTGCACTGGCTTCCACCTAGACGTGTGCAAGACTGTGCAGTGGTTCCGGAACATGATGGGCAATGCCTGGGCCCTTGTGGCCCACAAGTATGACTTTAAACTCAGTCTCCCACCGTCTCCCACCTCCTGCAAGCTCAGGCTAGACTATCGCTCAGGCCGCTTTCTCTCAATCCACTTGGTCCTGGGGGTGCAACGAGAAGACACCTTGGTCTACCTGGTGAGCCAGGCTCCTGACCAGGAGCAGCTCACCAGTGTGGACTGGCCTGAGTCCTTTGTGGCCTGTGAGCACTTGTTCCTGAAGCTGGTGGGGCGCTTTGCCCCCGAGAACACCTGTCACCTCAAGTGCCTCCAGATCATTTTAAGTCTCCGGCAGCATCAGAGCTTACCCCGCGGAGCATCCCGCCCCATCCTCACATCTTACCACTTTAAAACAGCTCTCATGCACCTCCTGCTACGGCTGCCCCTCACGGACTGGGCCCACAACATGCTCTCTCAGCGGCTCCAGGACATTCTCTGGTTCTTGGGCCGTGGCCTCCAGCAAAGGTCCCTCCATCATTTCCTCATTGGTAACACTTCTCTGCCCCTGACCATCCCGATCCCTAAGACATTTAGGAGTGCTGAGCCTGTCAATCTCTTCCAGCACCTGGTGCTCAACCCCAAGGCACATTCACAGGCAGTGGAAGAGTTCCAAAACCTTCTGACCCAGGTGAAAACTCTGCCTCGTGCCCCACTGGCTGCAGCACCTTGA
- the ITPRIPL1 gene encoding inositol 1,4,5-trisphosphate receptor-interacting protein-like 1 isoform X1 — translation MNLDAEASMAVISLLFLAVMYVVHHPLMVSDRMDLDTLARSRQLEKRMSEEMRLLEMEFEERKQAAEQKQKAENFWRGDTSSDQLVLGKKDMGWPFQADGQEGPLGWMLGNLWNTGLFCLFLVFELLRQNMQQEPAFDSSSEEEEEEVHVVPVTSYNWLTDFPSQEALGSFYKHYVQNAIRDLPGTCEFVESFVDDLIEACRVLSRQEAHPQLEDCLGIGAAFEKWGTLHETQKFDILVPIVPPQGTMFVLEMKDPALGRRCGCVLVESECVCKREKLLGDVLCLVHHHRDPSAGLEKRSSSIKAALCTGFHLDVCKTVQWFRNMMGNAWALVAHKYDFKLSLPPSPTSCKLRLDYRSGRFLSIHLVLGVQREDTLVYLVSQAPDQEQLTSVDWPESFVACEHLFLKLVGRFAPENTCHLKCLQIILSLRQHQSLPRGASRPILTSYHFKTALMHLLLRLPLTDWAHNMLSQRLQDILWFLGRGLQQRSLHHFLIGNTSLPLTIPIPKTFRSAEPVNLFQHLVLNPKAHSQAVEEFQNLLTQVKTLPRAPLAAAP, via the exons ATGAATCTGG ATGCAGAGGCCTCCATGGCTGTGATAAGCCTGCTGTTCTTGGCAGTGATGTATGTTGTTCACCACCCCCTGATGGTCAGTGACCGGATGGACCTGGACACGTTAGCCAGGAGTCGGCAGCTGGAGAAGCGAATGAGCGAGGAGATGCGCCTGCTAGAGATGGAGTttgaagagagaaagcaagcgGCTGAGCAGAAGCAGAAGGCAGAGAACTTCTGGAGAGGAGACACGTCCAGCGACCAGTTAGTGCTGGGGAAGAAAGACATGGGGTGGCCGTTCCAGGCCGATGGCCAGGAGGGGCCTCTGGGCTGGATGCTGGGAAACCTGTGGAACACTGgcctcttttgtctttttctcgtCTTTGAGCTCCTGCGACAGAACATGCAGCAAGAGCCAGCCTTTGATTCCagcagtgaggaggaggaggaggaagtccATGTTGTCCCTGTCACCTCTTACAACTGGCTTACTGACTTCCCCTCCCAGGAGGCCCTGGGCTCCTTTTACAAACACTATGTCCAAAATGCCATCCGTGACCTGCCTGGCACCTGTGAGTTTGTGGAGAGTTTTGTGGATGATCTCATTGAGGCCTGTCGGGTGCTCAGCCGCCAAGAGGCTCACCCACAATTGGAAGACTGCCTGGGCATCGGGGCTGCCTTTGAGAAATGGGGAACCCTCCATGAGACCCAGAAATTTGATATCCTGGTGCCCATCGTCCCCCCACAGGGCACCATGTTTGTCCTGGAGATGAAGGACCCGGCCCTGGGCCGCCGCTGTGGCTGTGTGCTGGTGGAGTCAGAATGTGTGTGCAAGCGTGAGAAGCTCCTAGGGGACGTGCTGTGCCTGGTGCACCACCACAGGGACCCCTCGGCAGGCTTGGAGAAGCGTAGTAGCTCCATCAAGGCAGCTCTCTGCACTGGCTTCCACCTAGACGTGTGCAAGACTGTGCAGTGGTTCCGGAACATGATGGGCAATGCCTGGGCCCTTGTGGCCCACAAGTATGACTTTAAACTCAGTCTCCCACCGTCTCCCACCTCCTGCAAGCTCAGGCTAGACTATCGCTCAGGCCGCTTTCTCTCAATCCACTTGGTCCTGGGGGTGCAACGAGAAGACACCTTGGTCTACCTGGTGAGCCAGGCTCCTGACCAGGAGCAGCTCACCAGTGTGGACTGGCCTGAGTCCTTTGTGGCCTGTGAGCACTTGTTCCTGAAGCTGGTGGGGCGCTTTGCCCCCGAGAACACCTGTCACCTCAAGTGCCTCCAGATCATTTTAAGTCTCCGGCAGCATCAGAGCTTACCCCGCGGAGCATCCCGCCCCATCCTCACATCTTACCACTTTAAAACAGCTCTCATGCACCTCCTGCTACGGCTGCCCCTCACGGACTGGGCCCACAACATGCTCTCTCAGCGGCTCCAGGACATTCTCTGGTTCTTGGGCCGTGGCCTCCAGCAAAGGTCCCTCCATCATTTCCTCATTGGTAACACTTCTCTGCCCCTGACCATCCCGATCCCTAAGACATTTAGGAGTGCTGAGCCTGTCAATCTCTTCCAGCACCTGGTGCTCAACCCCAAGGCACATTCACAGGCAGTGGAAGAGTTCCAAAACCTTCTGACCCAGGTGAAAACTCTGCCTCGTGCCCCACTGGCTGCAGCACCTTGA